The DNA segment CCCGGCGGCGAAAATCATTCAGGTCGATATTCAGGCTGAAGAGATAGGCCGAAACCGCAAGGTGGATCTGCCGGTTGTCAGTGATATCCGTGAATACCTGCAGGTCTGCAACCGCATGATTTCCGAAAACAATTTGTCCGATGTCCTGAAAAAGCGCTTTTCCCCCTGGATTGAGAAGCTGACCCAGGCCCACAACGACGGCCTGCGCCAGTCGGAAAAAGACTGGACCTCGGACAATGTCCCCATCCATCCCCTGCGCCTGGCCCGGGAAATAGATCATTTCATGGATCGGCCCGATGATGTACTGGCAGTTGACGGCGGAGATACCACTACCTGGATGGGCATGACCCGACGAATGCAGGCTCCCGGCCGGTACCTGGACTATGGGGTTTTCGGGTCCCTGGGCGTGGGGTTGTCCTATGCCAATGCCGCCAAGCTGCATTACCCTGACAGCCGGGTGCTGCTGATCTCCGGTGACGGCAGCCTGGGATTTAACTTCATGGAGTTTGAAAATGCCATCCGCAAAAACCTGCCTGTTGTGGTTGTGGTTTCCAACGACCTGGGCTGGGGCATGATCCGTCACAGTCAGGAAATCCGCATCGGTCATGCCATTGAGGCGGGCACTTACATCGGACGGGTGGATTACCACAAGATGGTCGAAGCCATGGGCGGCAAGGGCTTTTTGGTGGAATCCCCGAACGAAATCCGGCCGGCCCTGGAAGATGCGTTTGCATCCGGCAAGGTTTGCTGCATCAATGTGATGACCGATCCCACCACCGTAAGCCCGGGCAGCATGGCCCTGGCCAATGTGGGTGCCTATAAAGCGTAAGCAAGATAAAGGGGGAAACATGGATCCTTCGGTTCTGGGTCAGATTGACCAGGTGCGGCTCAATTTCAGCCCCCGGGGGCTCATGGTCCTCAATGCGGCCATCGGGCTGATGATGCTGGGAGTTTCCCTGGATCTGAAGCTGGAAGATTTCAAGCGGATCCTGGTCGCCCCCCTGGCACCGGGCATCGGGCTTGCAGCGCAGTTTATCCTGCTGCCGGCCTTTACGTTTCTGCTGGTCTGGATCCTGAAGCCCCTGCCCTCCATGGCTTTGGGCATGATCCTGGTGGCCTCGTGTCCGGGCGGCAACCTGTCTAACATCATGACCTATCTGGCCAAGGGAAACTGTGCCGTGTCCATCACCATGACCGCCATTTCCACCATTGCCGCCATTTTCATGACCCCACTGAACCTGTCGCTCTGGGGCAGCCTGAATCCCGAAACCGCAGAAATCCTGCAGGCCGTGAGCCTTAGCCCTATTGACGTGTTTGTCACGGTCTTTGTGATCCTGGGCATCCCCTTGATTCTTGGGCAGGTCCTCACCCGCACTTTTCCGGGGCTTGCCGACCGGGTGCGGCGCCCGTTCAAGATTTTTGCGCTGGTTTTTTTCATTCTCATTGTGTGCGCGGCCCTGGCCGCCAACTGGAAGTATTTTATCGCCTACGTGGGGATGGTGATGTTTGCCGTGTTCATCCATAATGCCCTGGCCCTGAATCTGGGATACTGGAGCGGCCGGGTTGCGGGGCTCGGGCAGGCCGATGCCAGAGCGGTGTGCATCGAGGTGGGCATCCAGAATTCGGCTCTGGGTCTTGTGCTGGTTTTCAATTTTTTCGAGGGTCTGGGAGGCATGGCCATTGTGGTGGCCTGGTGGGGGGTCTGGCATATCATTGCCGGGCTGGCCACGGCGTTTATCTTCACCCGCATTCCCCTGCCGCCGGGTGAGACGGCCACGGATCCCGAGGCCTGCCGGCTGTCATGAATTGAGACAAGAAAAGGAATGGTTTTGTTGAAACGAAATTTCAAAAATAAAGTGGTGGTGGTCACCGGCGGTGCCAGCGGCATTGGTCTGGCCACAGCCCGGCGGTTTGCAGAAGCCGGCGCCCGGTGCGTGCTGCTGGATATGGATGAACAGAATCTGGCCCTCAGGGAAAAGGAATTCTGGGCCGCCGGGCATGAGGTATTGACAGCGGTCTGCGACGTGACCCGGCAAAGCGACTGCGAGGCTGCTGTCAAATCCGTGATCCGGCAGACCGGAGGCATCGATGTGCTGTTCAACAATGCGGGCATCACCCAACGCAGCCGGTTTGCAGACACCCGTGTGGATGTGTTTCGCCGGGTCATGGAGGTCAATTTTTTCGGAGCCCTGTACTGCACCAAGGCCGCCATTGACAGCATCATTGACCGTCGGGGCATGATCATTGTCAATGAAAGCATTGCCGGCGTGGCTCCCCTGGTGGGCCGTACCGGCTACAGCGCCAGCAAGCACGCCCTGCACGGCCTGTTTGCCTCTTTGCGGGCGGAAGTGAGCCATCTCGGTGTCCAGGTCATGATCGTATGCCCCGGTTTTATCCGAACCAATCTCCAGGACCGGGCTTTGGGGGCCGACGGCCGCGTTACGGACCGGCCCCAGAGTTTTGTGGGACGCCAGCATACGCCCCAAAGCGCTGCAGAAGCCATCTTTCAGGGCGCCTGCCGGAAAAAGCCCCTGCTTGTGCTCACCTTCATGGGCAAGCTGGGCTACTGGGTGAGCCGTCTGGCCCCGGGCTTTTATGAGCGCCAGATGATCCGGCAGTTTGCTGATGAACTGCATTAAATCGATCTGATCCGAGAGATCTGTCAATGGATTCATATGAGTTGATCTACGGTTATATGCATTGCATCGGCAAAACCACTTATCCTGCCGGTGTTGCCGATTCAAGGGAGGCCGCCGAGCAGTGGGTGCGGCAGAAGCAGTGCGCAAAACACCCGGCGATCCGGGTGCCTGACAGTGACCCCATACGATGGTGCCCGGTGCGGCATTGCCACATGAAGGCGCAAAAGCCCTGGTTTGCCTGCCGCCGGATCGATCCGGCCGAAAAAGACCCCTGTTTGTCCGGCTGCAGCCGATCAGCAGAAACATGGGAAGAAAAATGAACGTACTGGTGATCAATAGCGGCAGTTCCTCGGTAAAATATAAACTTTTTGCCATGCCGGAGCAGCGCCTTCTGGCCTCGGGGCAGGTGGAAGGCATCGGTATCGGAAACGCCGGGAAAAAGGCCGTGCTCATACACCGCAGTGCACAGGAAGATGAAGTGCGGCAGACCTTTGAATGCCGGGACCATGCCGCTGCGGTCCGGCGGTTTTTTGAGGTCCTTTCTGCATCAGATCCGGCAACGCCGGGGCGGCAAACCGCCGTGGACCTTATCGGGCACCGGGTGGTGCACGGGGGCAGTCGATTTGTTTCTCCCGTGATGCTCCGGGAGGATGTCATTCAGGACCTGGAAAGGCTTTCCGAACTTGCGCCCCTGCACCTTCCAATCAATGTTATGTGCATCCGGGCCTGCGCGGAGCTTTTGCCCAAAACCCGGATGGCCGCATGCTTTGATACGGCCTTTTCCCATGATATGCCCGATCATGCCCGGCTTTATCCGGTCCCCCTGGAGTGGTCCCGGAAATATGCCATCCGCAGATACGGCTTTCACGGCATTTCCTATGAATACGTGGCAGGCGAGACAAGCCGGCTTGTGGGCCGGCCTTTAGAAGATCTGAAAATCATCGCGGCCCATCTGGGCAACGGCAGCAGCATCACGGCTCTTGACAGGGGCCGGGTGGTCGATACGAGCATGGGCTTCACCCCACTGGAAGGGCTGATGATGGGCACCCGCTCGGGCAATTTTGACCCGGCCGTGTTTCCCTATATTATGGAGAAAACCGGTATGGATGTGCCCGGTATTTTAAATGTGTTAAACACCGGAAGCGGTCTTCTGGGCGTCAGCGGTGTCAGCCGGGACATGCGCGACATCGTGGCTGAAATGGACAGGGGAACCGCACGTGCAAAGCTTGCCTTTGACATGTTTGTCCACGTGCTGCGCAAATATCTGGGAGCTTATTTGTTTACGCTCGGCGGGGCTGATGCCATTGTGTTTACAGGCGGAATCGGGGAAAAAGCCTGGCGGGTGCGCCAGGCGGTGTTTTCAACCCTGGAGCCCCTCGGCTTGGTTTTGGACCCGGAAAAAAATCAGGCTGCAGCCGCCCCCGCCGCCTGCATCAGCGCGGAGACCAGCAACGCAAAACTGCTGGTGATCGCCGCAGACGAGGAGCGCATGATCGCCCGGTCAGTCTATCGGCTTGCCGCCGGATAAACACGGCCGCCTGCCGCTGTTGTGCAGGCGGCCGTGTTGACAGGCTCGGGTTCTTTCTTGAAAATCAGGACGTAAACTGGGTCCGGATGTCTTTTTTGTTGATTTTGCCAACGCTGGTCTTGGGAATTTCGTCAACGATCTGCACCCGGTTGGGTACCCCGTATTTGGGGATTTCCCCGGCGTCCACAAACTTCATGAAAAAGTCGCGCAGCTCGTCTTCAGTGACCTTGTCCTTGTGGCTGTCTTTGACCACCACCAGCACCAGGGGCCGTTCCCCCCATTTTTCGTCAGCCACGCCGATGGCGGCTGATTCGCTGACAGCCTCGTGCTGGCTGATGATGTCTTCCAGGGTCAGCGAGGAAATCCATTCCCCGCCGGTTTTGATCACGTCTTTTAGCCGGTCTGTGATCTGCAGATATCCCTCTTCATCCAAGTAGCCAATATCGCCGGTATGCAGCCATCCGCCCTGCCAGAGTTCCTCGCTTTTTTCCGCATCCTTGGTGTAGCCCTGGGTCAGCCACGGCGAGCGCACCACCACTTCACCGGTGGACTCGCCGTCATGGGGCAGGGCGTTGCCCTGGGGGTCCCAGATCCGCACGTACACGTTGGGCGCGGGCCGGCCGGTTCGGCAGCGGTACTTGACCTGTTCCTCCTCGTTCCAGTCCATCATTTTGGGCTTGAGCACCGCGGATGTCAGCAGCGGGCATGTCTCGGACATGCCGTAGGCGGCATAAATGTTAATGCCCAGTTTCAGGGCTTCCCTGCAAAGTCCGCGCGGCAGGGCCGAGCCGCCGATGATCACCTTCCAGCCCGTGAGGTCAAAATTCGTGATGGCCGGACTGGAAACCAGCATGTGCATGATGGTGGGCACGCAATGGGAGAATGTGACTTTTTCCGATACCAGCAGTTTGAGCAGCATTTCCGGTTCGTAACGGCCGGGATAGACCTGCTTGGCCCCCAGCAGGGTCATGACATAGGGCACACCCCAGGCATGCACGTGAAACATCGGGGTGATGGGCATGTAGACGTCTTTGGAAGTGATCGGCGCCTGGGACTCGAATGCGGCCATGTTGGCCAGCATGCCGTATGTGTGCATCACCAGCTGCCGGTGGCTGAAAAACACGCCCTTGGGCAGACCTGTGGTTCCGGTGGTGTAGAAGGTGGTGGCCATGGTGTTTTCGTCAAAGTCCGGAAAATCATAGGACTTTTCCGCCTTGTTGACCATGTCTTCATATTCGCCTTCTAGGGTCAGCGAAGTGTCCGGCGTTTTGCCGCTGTCGCTGATCAGGATGATTTTTTTGACCGTGGTGAATTTGTCCTTGACCGATTCAAGAAGCGGGAGGAATTCTTCGTTTACGAGGATGACGTCGTCTTCGGCATGATTGATGGTATAGATCAGCTGTTCCGGGGAAAGGCGCACGTTAATGGTGTGAAGCACCGCGCCCATCATTGGAACGGCAAAAAAGCATTCCAGGTAGCGATGGCTGTCCCAGTCCATGACCGCCACGGTGCTGCCCGGCTCCACACCCTGGGATGCCAGCGTGTTTGCCAGCTGATGCACTCTTCGGTTTAAATCCCGATAAGTGTAGCGGACCATGTCCCGGTATACAATTTCCCGCTCCGGGGAATAGATCAGGGGCGTTTCCAGGATGTGCTTGATCAGCAGCTGATAGTTGTAGGCCGAGGGGCTGGGGTCGATTTTTCGAAACGTCATGCATGCCTCCTTGCGCTGTCAGTATAAGTGTTAAACCAGATAAACGTTAAACCAGGAAACAAAATAGAATCACTATAAACCTTTTTGAAATAAATTTAAACCAGAATTCACACGTACCGAAAGCTTAACTTGCGTTCGGGGGGTAAAACAATGTATTGTCCTATAAATTTATCGAATCCGTTCTGCGGATCAAGACAAAACATTGAATCGCAGATGCGGAAATCTGGAAAATCATTGCGCCATAAATGACGTGCTGTGCAACAAGGAGGACTGATGGGACTTCGGGATTATACTATTTATGATTTTATCCGCCGCAATGCCGTTTTGTATGCCGATCAGGAGGCAATTGTCTATAAGGACGTCCGTCTGACACACCGGGAATTCAAGCAAAAGTGCGACAGTCTGGCAGCCGGGCTTTTGCGTGCCGGCGTGGGGCCCGGCGACCGCCTGGGCGTGGTGGCGCACAATTGCGATGAGTTCGTGATTCTCTACGGGGCTGCCGCAAAAATCGGCACCATTGTCGTGCCGGTCAACTGGCGTTTTTCAGCAGACGAAGTGGCTTATGTCCTAAAAGATGTCACGCCCATGTTCGTGTTTGCCGGCCCGGACTACCGGGACCAGGTGCTGGCACTGCAGTCGGAAACTGATATTGAAAAATATTATACCATCGGCGGCGGGGATGCACCGGCCGGCTATGAGCCGTTTTCCGCCCTGTATGATGACGCTGGTGCTGCGGATGAAATCGATATCACCACGGATACGGGTTTTGTGATCATTCATACCGCGGCCGTTGAGGGCCGGCCGCGCGGGGCGCTGCTGAGCCAGGGAAATATCTGTGCCATTGATTTTCAGCGAATCGCCAGCGAGGGTTTTGGCCCGGAGTCCTGTCACATATGCCTTCTGCCCCTTTTCCATATTGCCGGACTGGCCAGGCTCATGGCAGTCATGCACGCGGGCGGGAAGAACGTGATTTTTGAACGTTTTGATCCCGGACAGGTGCTAAAAGGCATTGAAGCGGAAAAAGGCACCACGTTTTTTAATTTTTCCCCGATTTTGGAACGCCTGATCGAAAAGCACAGGGAATTGGGCGGCCGCATTGATCTTTCGAGCCTGCGTACCGTGGGCGGGCTGGATCAGTCTGAAAACCTGGATCAGTTCGGCCGGATCGCCCCCAATGTTTCATTCGGTGCGGGATTCGGCCAGACCGAGGCCATGGCGGTGACCTGGGCGCCGTATAGCGAGCGGCCGGGGAGTGCGGGCAAGCCCACCATCATTGCGCAGGTGGCCCTGTTTGACGATGA comes from the Desulfosalsimonas propionicica genome and includes:
- a CDS encoding bile acid:sodium symporter family protein, coding for MDPSVLGQIDQVRLNFSPRGLMVLNAAIGLMMLGVSLDLKLEDFKRILVAPLAPGIGLAAQFILLPAFTFLLVWILKPLPSMALGMILVASCPGGNLSNIMTYLAKGNCAVSITMTAISTIAAIFMTPLNLSLWGSLNPETAEILQAVSLSPIDVFVTVFVILGIPLILGQVLTRTFPGLADRVRRPFKIFALVFFILIVCAALAANWKYFIAYVGMVMFAVFIHNALALNLGYWSGRVAGLGQADARAVCIEVGIQNSALGLVLVFNFFEGLGGMAIVVAWWGVWHIIAGLATAFIFTRIPLPPGETATDPEACRLS
- a CDS encoding SDR family oxidoreductase, giving the protein MKRNFKNKVVVVTGGASGIGLATARRFAEAGARCVLLDMDEQNLALREKEFWAAGHEVLTAVCDVTRQSDCEAAVKSVIRQTGGIDVLFNNAGITQRSRFADTRVDVFRRVMEVNFFGALYCTKAAIDSIIDRRGMIIVNESIAGVAPLVGRTGYSASKHALHGLFASLRAEVSHLGVQVMIVCPGFIRTNLQDRALGADGRVTDRPQSFVGRQHTPQSAAEAIFQGACRKKPLLVLTFMGKLGYWVSRLAPGFYERQMIRQFADELH
- a CDS encoding acetate/propionate family kinase → MNVLVINSGSSSVKYKLFAMPEQRLLASGQVEGIGIGNAGKKAVLIHRSAQEDEVRQTFECRDHAAAVRRFFEVLSASDPATPGRQTAVDLIGHRVVHGGSRFVSPVMLREDVIQDLERLSELAPLHLPINVMCIRACAELLPKTRMAACFDTAFSHDMPDHARLYPVPLEWSRKYAIRRYGFHGISYEYVAGETSRLVGRPLEDLKIIAAHLGNGSSITALDRGRVVDTSMGFTPLEGLMMGTRSGNFDPAVFPYIMEKTGMDVPGILNVLNTGSGLLGVSGVSRDMRDIVAEMDRGTARAKLAFDMFVHVLRKYLGAYLFTLGGADAIVFTGGIGEKAWRVRQAVFSTLEPLGLVLDPEKNQAAAAPAACISAETSNAKLLVIAADEERMIARSVYRLAAG
- a CDS encoding fatty acid--CoA ligase — encoded protein: MTFRKIDPSPSAYNYQLLIKHILETPLIYSPEREIVYRDMVRYTYRDLNRRVHQLANTLASQGVEPGSTVAVMDWDSHRYLECFFAVPMMGAVLHTINVRLSPEQLIYTINHAEDDVILVNEEFLPLLESVKDKFTTVKKIILISDSGKTPDTSLTLEGEYEDMVNKAEKSYDFPDFDENTMATTFYTTGTTGLPKGVFFSHRQLVMHTYGMLANMAAFESQAPITSKDVYMPITPMFHVHAWGVPYVMTLLGAKQVYPGRYEPEMLLKLLVSEKVTFSHCVPTIMHMLVSSPAITNFDLTGWKVIIGGSALPRGLCREALKLGINIYAAYGMSETCPLLTSAVLKPKMMDWNEEEQVKYRCRTGRPAPNVYVRIWDPQGNALPHDGESTGEVVVRSPWLTQGYTKDAEKSEELWQGGWLHTGDIGYLDEEGYLQITDRLKDVIKTGGEWISSLTLEDIISQHEAVSESAAIGVADEKWGERPLVLVVVKDSHKDKVTEDELRDFFMKFVDAGEIPKYGVPNRVQIVDEIPKTSVGKINKKDIRTQFTS
- a CDS encoding AMP-binding protein, yielding MGLRDYTIYDFIRRNAVLYADQEAIVYKDVRLTHREFKQKCDSLAAGLLRAGVGPGDRLGVVAHNCDEFVILYGAAAKIGTIVVPVNWRFSADEVAYVLKDVTPMFVFAGPDYRDQVLALQSETDIEKYYTIGGGDAPAGYEPFSALYDDAGAADEIDITTDTGFVIIHTAAVEGRPRGALLSQGNICAIDFQRIASEGFGPESCHICLLPLFHIAGLARLMAVMHAGGKNVIFERFDPGQVLKGIEAEKGTTFFNFSPILERLIEKHRELGGRIDLSSLRTVGGLDQSENLDQFGRIAPNVSFGAGFGQTEAMAVTWAPYSERPGSAGKPTIIAQVALFDDDDQPVAVGGEGEICVRGPSVFLGYWNRVADTAHTFRSNWHHTGDIGRFDADGYLWYVKRKPEKELIKPGGENVYPAEVEGVIMEHPDISEVSVIGVPDRQWGEAVLAVCVAQPGKTIGEKDLIDFVASRIARYKKPHSVVFVDALPKTGKGGIDRDQVKNEHGGKY